A single region of the Triticum dicoccoides isolate Atlit2015 ecotype Zavitan chromosome 2B, WEW_v2.0, whole genome shotgun sequence genome encodes:
- the LOC119361580 gene encoding UPF0481 protein At3g47200-like, protein MAPAVSISKVRMQFRGLDGNSYTPQYVPIGPYHLSCSSPRTQKEKLCGVSFLKSLSDEHTLGRIVEKLEPRARECYADGVGQLTLEQFSGMLLRDGCYLLLLFVHYVTGACSNGGASTAAGGVSDSAVVRDTVFLVENQIPLFVLEKIHEHITGGASMSVLGNIAVSVQELLQAQLYISKKLRPAPRQASHLLHLVHHYFQPTDPPPETAGSTARRTGRWRRATEYGRYGGMRFKRRAFVSGEEWTVLDVRLQRGTLCIPHLRVDSNTWTILRNLMALEEHVPRRPVTAYCLFMSQVAGTVDDVRLLVNAGIVEHFLPSDEQVAQGFADLCNGVVMDVDNLDRNYLKPIWHKLQERCQSRGFRFMGWFRHDRHLCMAIAFLMALIVLVCQVTQTFYAVTGVRR, encoded by the coding sequence ATGGCGCCGGCTGTCTCCATCTCCAAGGTCCGTATGCAATTCCGTGGTTTGGACGGCAACAGCTACACGCCGCAGTATGTGCCGATTGGCCCGTACCATCTAAGCTGTTCGTCCCCACGGACTCAAAAAGAGAAGCTGTGCGGTGTCTCCTTCCTGAAGAGCCTCTCCGACGAACACACTCTAGGGCGAATAGTGGAGAAGCTGGAGCCACGAGCGAGGGAGTGTTACGCCGACGGCGTTGGCCAGCTCACGCTGGAGCAGTTCTCCGGCATGCTGCTGCGCGACGGGTGCTACCTGCTTCTTCTGTTTGTACATTATGTGACAGGGGCATGCAGCAATGGCGGCGCTTCGACGGCGGCCGGTGGAGTCTCCGACAGCGCGGTGGTGCGCGACACCGTGTTCCTTGTTGAGAACCAGATACCTCTCTTCGTGCTTGAGAAGATCCACGAGCACATCACAGGAGGCGCCAGCATGTCCGTCCTCGGAAACATCGCCGTCTCTGTCCAGGAGCTTCTGCAGGCACAACTCTACATCAGCAAGAAGCTGCGGCCGGCGCCGCGGCAGGCGTCCCACTTGCTGCACCTGGTGCATCACTACTTCCAGCCAACCGATCCGCCTCCGGAAACCGCAGGGAGCACGGCACGGCGCACCGGCCGGTGGCGCCGGGCGACGGAGTACGGCAGGTACGGCGGCATGCGGTTCAAGCGCCGGGCCTTCGTGAGCGGGGAGGAGTGGACCGTCCTCGACGTGCGCCTTCAACGAGGCACGCTGTGCATCCCCCATCTGCGGGTCGACAGCAACACGTGGACGATCCTACGTAACCTGATGGCGCTGGAGGAGCACGTCCCACGGAGGCCCGTCACGGCGTACTGCCTCTTCATGTCGCAGGTGGCCGGCACGGTGGATGACGTCAGGCTACTGGTTAACGCGGGGATTGTGGAGCACTTCCTGCCGAGTGACGAGCAGGTCGCTCAAGGCTTCGCGGACCTCTGCAATGGGGTGGTCATGGACGTTGACAACCTTGACCGGAACTACCTCAAGCCCATCTGGCACAAGCTGCAGGAACGCTGCCAGAGCCGCGGGTTTAGATTCATGGGATGGTTCCGCCATGACCGGCACCTCTGCATGGCGATAGCGTTCCTTATGGCTCTCATCGTCTTGGTTTGCCAAGTGACGCAGACCTTCTATGCAGTAACCGGAGTCCGGAGGTGA